The Acidianus manzaensis genome has a window encoding:
- a CDS encoding FAD-dependent oxidoreductase has protein sequence MDHVVVVGGGAAGMSASSRVRRLNPNAEITVFEETKMVSHAPCGVPYFIEGLFNDENLFMTYTPEFFISKRKIDVKINRKVYDIDLNSRIVKFADENNKKSIVEYDYLVLTLGSVPKKVPFEGKRIFYAHHPAHAVELRKELWELDKIAIIGGGILGVELAEALSNKGKNVILIHRGKYVLNKMLDEDMGKVIQDRIEKDVNLKTEESLMELRDEGKTVITDKSKYEVDGTIVAIGVTPNISLVKDKVKLGKSGAIWTDEHMRTNLPEVYAAGDSAETANLITNDRTWMPFAPVANKMGYVAGSNIAGKKMVFPGTIGTMITKYKEFYIAKTGVAEFEAKKYGIKVYSSMIKSKTRARYYPDAKDIYVKLIAEENTNKIIGAQIVGGEEVLGRIDMLAAMIMKGFTVEEGFFVEMGYLPAIATVWDPVIVAIRQLMKAD, from the coding sequence ATGGATCATGTAGTTGTAGTTGGTGGCGGAGCAGCTGGAATGAGTGCATCTTCTAGAGTAAGAAGACTAAATCCTAATGCTGAGATAACTGTATTTGAAGAAACTAAAATGGTAAGCCATGCTCCTTGTGGGGTACCATACTTTATAGAAGGCTTATTTAATGATGAGAACTTGTTCATGACATATACTCCAGAATTTTTTATTTCAAAAAGAAAAATAGATGTTAAAATAAATAGGAAGGTATATGATATAGATTTAAACTCTAGAATAGTAAAATTTGCAGATGAGAACAATAAAAAATCAATAGTAGAATATGATTACTTAGTATTAACCTTAGGTTCCGTACCTAAGAAAGTCCCTTTTGAAGGTAAAAGAATATTTTATGCGCATCATCCAGCTCATGCAGTAGAACTTAGAAAAGAATTATGGGAATTAGATAAGATCGCTATAATAGGTGGAGGAATATTAGGAGTAGAACTAGCTGAAGCTTTAAGTAATAAAGGGAAAAACGTTATTCTAATTCATAGAGGTAAATATGTTCTTAATAAAATGTTAGACGAAGATATGGGCAAAGTAATTCAAGACAGAATAGAGAAAGATGTTAATCTTAAAACTGAAGAATCACTTATGGAATTAAGAGACGAAGGAAAAACTGTTATAACAGATAAAAGTAAGTACGAAGTAGATGGAACCATAGTTGCTATTGGAGTTACTCCTAATATTTCGCTAGTTAAAGATAAAGTAAAGCTAGGAAAAAGCGGAGCAATTTGGACTGATGAGCATATGAGAACTAATCTACCAGAAGTTTACGCTGCAGGAGATAGTGCTGAGACAGCAAATCTTATTACAAATGATAGAACATGGATGCCGTTTGCTCCAGTAGCCAATAAAATGGGATATGTTGCAGGAAGTAATATCGCTGGAAAAAAGATGGTATTTCCAGGTACTATAGGTACAATGATTACAAAATATAAGGAATTCTATATTGCTAAAACCGGAGTTGCAGAATTTGAAGCTAAGAAATATGGAATTAAAGTTTATTCATCTATGATAAAATCTAAAACTAGAGCAAGATACTATCCAGATGCTAAGGATATCTATGTAAAACTAATCGCAGAAGAGAACACAAATAAAATCATAGGAGCTCAAATAGTTGGTGGAGAGGAAGTTTTAGGAAGAATAGATATGCTAGCCGCAATGATTATGAAAGGTTTTACTGTAGAAGAAGGATTCTTTGTCGAAATGGGATATTTACCCGCAATAGCTACTGTGTGGGATCCTGTGATAGTGGCAAT